The following proteins are co-located in the Pyricularia oryzae 70-15 chromosome 1, whole genome shotgun sequence genome:
- a CDS encoding SAM-dependent methyltransferase produces MRGEGKRNIITTRENPNILRPPQLNECTNTSAANMTENTIPASMAGRIASYSITPPSAPDIEIAQAEHRITLINRWGIGPGHRVLEIGCGQGNTTAVLAEAVGETGSVDAVDPAPPDYGAPFTLAQAQAHISASAVGDRVTWQNADPVAFLRSGSATATWDVAVLAHSVWYFASSAVLAETLRALRGRAARLCVAEYALRASEAAAAPHVLAAVARGVLECQSAESTANIRSPLSPDAIAAIAAGAGWTVERQGMVVPGPGLLDGHWEAGSVASQSFVREVEDAVRDEGMRLVLASARYAVVAAVEALKGERVRTMDVWVSSFT; encoded by the exons ATGCGGGGTGAGGGGAAAAGGAACATCATAACCACACGAGAAAACCCAAACATTTTGCGGCCACCTCAATTGAATGAATGCACAAACACCTCAGCAGCAAACATGACAGAAAATACCATCCCGGCCTCCATGGCTGGCAGGATTGCTTCGTACTCAATTACGCCACCTTCTGCCCCGGACATAGAGATAGCACAGGCAGAACACCGCATAACACTGATCAATCGGTGGGGCATCGGGCCTGGCCACCGCGTGCTAGAAATTGGCTGCGGGCAGGGCAACACTACGGCTGTCTTGGCCGAGGCCGTCGGAGAAACGGGCTCCGT CGACGCCGTCGACCCCGCCCCGCCAGACTACGGCGCCCCCTTCACGCTGGCGCAGGCACAAGCGCACATCTCGGCCAGCGCCGTGGGCGACCGCGTGACCTGGCAGAACGCGGACCCGGTGGCCTTTTTGCGCTCCGGCTCcgccaccgcaacctgggaCGTGGCCGTGCTGGCCCACTCCGTCTGGTACTTTGCGTCGAGCGCCGTGCTGGCCGAGACGCTGCGGGCGCTGCGCGGCAGGGCGGCGCGGCTGTGCGTGGCCGAGTACGCCCTGCGCGCCTCCGAGGCTGCCGCCGCGCCGCACGTCCTGGCCGCCGTGGCGAGGGGCGTGCTCGAGTGCCAGAGCGCGGAGAGCACGGCCAACATCCGCTCGCCGCTGAGCCCCGACGCGATCGCTGCGATCGCTGCGGGGGCGGGGTGGACGGTGGAGAGGCAGGGGATGGTGGTTCCTGGGCCGGGCCTGCTGGATGGCCACTGGGAGGCGGGCAGTGTGGCTTCTCAGTCGTTTGTTCGCGAGGTTGAGGACGCGGTTCGGGACGAGGGCATGCGGTTGGTATTGGCGTCGGCGAGATATGCAGTCGTTGCGGCCGTGGAGGCCCTGAAGGGAGAAAGGGTCAGGACGATGGATGTTTGGGTCTCATCGTTTACCTGA